A single window of Granulicella sibirica DNA harbors:
- a CDS encoding fumarylacetoacetate hydrolase family protein, whose amino-acid sequence MRLVSYESNGTVCAGLQSASLDTIYPLARLGYPDTLAFLTAGAEAWEAAEKASASATNLIQVAEATLLAPIARPGKFLCIGLNYKDHAEESNMALPKTPVVFTKFNNSIVGQGATVILPKLSTQPDYEAELAIVIGKRGRNIAPTDWEEYVFGYTIVNDVSARDVQMATTQWSLGKSFDTFGPMGPAIVSKDEITDPHKLFIRLSIDGEMLQDSNTDQLVFKAPDLIAYLSSIMTLEPGDMISTGTPAGVGLGRKPQRWMKPGETMTIEIEGIGSLTNPIAAEA is encoded by the coding sequence ATGCGCCTTGTAAGCTACGAGTCGAACGGAACCGTCTGTGCGGGACTTCAGTCCGCCTCGCTCGACACGATCTACCCCCTCGCCCGCCTTGGATACCCCGACACCCTTGCGTTTCTGACCGCAGGCGCTGAAGCCTGGGAAGCAGCCGAAAAGGCCTCCGCCTCCGCGACGAACCTGATCCAGGTAGCCGAAGCGACGCTGCTCGCTCCCATCGCGCGTCCCGGCAAGTTCCTCTGCATCGGCCTGAACTATAAGGACCACGCCGAAGAGTCGAACATGGCTCTGCCCAAGACGCCGGTCGTCTTCACCAAGTTCAACAACTCGATCGTCGGCCAGGGCGCGACGGTAATCCTGCCTAAGCTCAGTACGCAGCCCGATTATGAGGCGGAACTCGCCATCGTGATCGGCAAGCGCGGCCGGAACATCGCTCCCACGGACTGGGAGGAGTACGTCTTCGGCTACACCATCGTGAACGACGTGAGCGCGCGCGATGTGCAGATGGCAACCACCCAGTGGAGCCTCGGCAAGAGCTTCGACACCTTCGGCCCCATGGGCCCGGCCATCGTCTCGAAGGACGAGATTACCGACCCGCACAAGCTCTTCATCCGGCTCTCCATCGACGGCGAGATGCTTCAGGACTCAAACACCGATCAACTCGTCTTCAAAGCGCCCGACCTCATCGCATATCTCTCGTCCATCATGACGCTCGAACCGGGCGACATGATCAGCACAGGAACCCCTGCCGGAGTCGGCCTCGGGCGCAAGCCACAGCGCTGGATGAAGCCCGGCGAGACCATGACGATCGAGATCGAAGGCATCGGCTCACTCACCAACCCCATCGCGGCCGAAGCCTAA
- a CDS encoding enolase C-terminal domain-like protein, whose translation MSEVLITRARVIDLRFPTSRESIGSDAVNKDPDYSAAYCVLETNAGFEGHGLTFTLGRGTDLVVGALEFLSTLAVGRTLSSITENFGAFARLLTDENQFRWLGPEKGVIQLAAAALLNALWDLYGRVEKKPVWQLLGDMEPEQILSAIDFRYIDDALPRDWARELLEESRRGYAERLDLLDRDGFPAYTTSAGWFGFSDEKIQRLCREGLADGWTHFKLKVGGNPADDLRRGRLMREAIGPDNFLMVDANQKWGVEEAIARTRELAELKPWWMEEPTSPDDILGHARIRRESGVRIATGEHCHNRIMFKQLFQAGAIDVCQIDSCRVASVNENLAIILMAAKFGVPVCPHAGGVGLCEYVQHLSAFDFLRVGQTMKDRVIEYVGHLHEHFLYPVRIRQGRYLLPHDHGYSIEIFQESLDRFAFPDGQFWKEDREQK comes from the coding sequence TTGAGTGAAGTCCTCATCACCCGCGCACGCGTCATCGACCTCCGCTTTCCCACCTCTCGCGAGAGCATCGGCTCCGATGCCGTCAACAAGGATCCCGACTACTCCGCCGCCTACTGTGTGCTCGAAACCAATGCCGGGTTCGAGGGGCACGGGCTAACGTTCACTCTCGGGCGAGGCACCGACCTCGTCGTCGGGGCGCTCGAGTTTCTCTCGACGCTCGCTGTAGGCCGCACTCTCTCCTCGATCACGGAGAACTTCGGCGCCTTCGCCCGCCTACTCACGGACGAGAACCAGTTCCGCTGGCTCGGCCCGGAGAAGGGCGTCATCCAACTCGCCGCTGCTGCGCTCTTGAATGCCCTTTGGGACCTGTATGGGCGGGTCGAGAAGAAGCCCGTGTGGCAGCTTCTCGGCGACATGGAGCCAGAGCAGATTCTCTCTGCGATTGACTTCCGCTACATCGACGATGCGCTTCCGCGCGACTGGGCTCGCGAGCTTCTGGAAGAGAGTCGCAGGGGCTACGCCGAGCGGCTCGATCTTCTCGACCGCGACGGCTTCCCGGCTTACACCACCTCGGCAGGTTGGTTCGGCTTCAGCGACGAGAAGATCCAGCGGCTCTGCCGGGAGGGACTCGCGGATGGCTGGACGCACTTCAAGCTCAAGGTAGGCGGCAACCCTGCCGACGACCTCCGGCGCGGGCGTCTTATGCGCGAGGCAATCGGCCCGGATAACTTCCTGATGGTCGACGCGAACCAGAAATGGGGTGTCGAGGAAGCCATCGCACGCACACGCGAGCTGGCCGAACTCAAGCCATGGTGGATGGAGGAGCCGACCAGCCCCGACGACATCCTCGGCCACGCGCGGATTCGGCGCGAGTCCGGCGTGCGTATCGCGACAGGCGAGCACTGCCACAACCGCATCATGTTCAAGCAGCTCTTTCAGGCGGGCGCGATCGACGTCTGCCAGATCGATAGCTGCCGCGTGGCGAGCGTCAACGAGAACCTCGCGATCATCCTCATGGCGGCAAAGTTCGGTGTCCCGGTGTGTCCGCACGCAGGAGGCGTTGGGCTGTGTGAGTACGTCCAGCACCTCTCGGCATTCGACTTCCTGCGCGTCGGGCAGACGATGAAGGATCGGGTGATCGAGTACGTGGGACACCTGCATGAGCACTTCCTCTACCCGGTGCGGATTCGCCAAGGCCGCTACTTGCTGCCCCACGACCACGGCTACAGCATTGAAATCTTCCAGGAGTCTCTCGACCGTTTTGCCTTCCCCGATGGTCAGTTCTGGAAGGAAGACCGAGAACAGAAGTAA